The Bradyrhizobium oligotrophicum S58 genome contains the following window.
CAAGTAACGAGCGAGAGACTGCGGCTTGCTTCGATTGCCGCAAGCCCTTTCCATGAGGCCCGCTGTTGTTGGAACTTCACGGCCGGCTGAAAGGAAGCAGCGTTCGAGCGTCTCAGGCGGTTCAAGCGCCAGCCGGTTAGCTAACGCTTCGGACTCCCGCCCCTTCTGAAATGGTTTCCTTTGCCGGGCGCCCAGGTTGGCTTGTCCGGTCTACGCGACGGACGAACAGGCTGTAGCGTTAGGCGCTCAATCTGTTTGCGGGCCAACTGCATCTGCTCGTACAGCTCGTTGGGCGGAATAGTGATGCGGCCTGCGTCAATCTTGAGGATGTAGCGGAGAAACTGAATTCGAATATCGTCGAATCGGCTGTTTGTAAGCGACTTCTTGATTTCATCACGAGCGAACGGCTCGTTGATCCCGGTGACCAATGCCATCTGATCAATGTATACGGGCGACGTAAGTAGCAGCTCCAGATGAGCAATGCCGCTCTCCTTGATCGCCACCTTGTCAGCGAGCGTCACGTATTGAACGTTCGGGTCAAGCGCCTCCACGAGGCGACGATCGTAAAGCCGATTGACAGCTGTAAGGATCAATTCTTCGGCGACGCCACATCCCTCAAAGAACTGCACGAGGTTCGAGACCGACCAGTGCGCAGCTTCAACGTTCTCATCTTGGTTATTGCGCGCATTGTGCATTTGACGGCGGAGAATCCACAGAATGTAATAGCTCAACAGCGGTGGCCCAGGCTTCTGCGGATTGGTCTGGAACAAGTTCGATATGTACTCGTTCTCCCGCTCGCTAAACCGGTCGTACTCACCTCTTATTAGGGCCCGATGCGTTCTGACGCGGTCGGTGGTCACGTCCTCGCCCGAGAACTTCGACTTGATGATGTCGTCAATCGCGAGCTCGGGAGAGATGAATATCCGCTCGGCAATTTTCAGCATTCGGCGGATATCAAAATTTCCAAGACGCCCGATGAAGCCAGAAACATAGTCGTTCTCGACGAAAACCTTGCCGACAGCCTCGGCAAGAATCGCAAGATCGTTCACCTTCACATGAAAACCTCGCCGCGAGAAATAGGATTCGGTGGCCTTGGGTTCTCCATGGACCTTGCTCTTCAGGAAGTTGACACGGCGCGAGATGATCTCTTTCGCGTCGGGCACAGGCAAATAGAAGCTCTTTGCCGAATAGCTCTGCAACGCCCCTGCTTTCGACAGCCGCCACACGGTCCTGTCAGTGATCGGCACAATGGTGAAGACGGGCGCGGCGCTTTCGAGGGAATGCGCGAGCTGATACACCATATCCTGGACATCGGTCGGGAACTGGTCCGTGTTGTCGAATACCAGGCACGATAGCTTCTGGTGACCTGAGGCGGCCCAGGCGAGCAGCAGCCGCACGTATTCGTCGGGATGGTTTTCGCGCCGCTCCTCAATGTGCTTGCCGAACTGGTCGCGAAACTCGTTCCTGTTGGTCTCGTACAGGTGCTTTCGCGGACCGGTTGACCACCGTTGGTATTCAGAGAAGAAAATGCCGCGCAACTCGTCGTAGCTTGGCGGATTAGTCGCGCACACCACCGCTTCGAGCTTGTCGCGCAACTGGAGCATCGCCCAAGGCACGATGCCCCTGGGATCTGCGTGATAATCCTCAAGATCAACGCGCGCCACGATGCACTTTTCCCGCAACTGCTTTGCGAGAACCTGCTCAAAGAACCTGTCAACAAAGGTCGATTTACCTGCACCCTTGTTGCCCACAAGTAAGACGGTCTCGGAACGGCGCGTGGTGATCACGCGCTGGATCTGGCTCTGTAGCTCCTCGCTTTGGGCGGTGTCGAGCGATGAGATGTTGTTCAACACCCGCTGGACGATCTTCTCCAACTCGAAGTCGGCTCTTTGGCTTTCTGAAGTCTCAACGAAGCAATCCCGAAGCATCTCGCGGTCTTTCTCGTTCGACAATCGCGAGAAGAATTGTTGGAACAGAAGCGCCGCGTCGCTGGCGAGCGGGTCGCGTTGCTTCATGCTGGCTTCGCCCGGATCAAGCACGAAGAGCTGCTGCTCTGCCTCCGGCACGGCCAGCCCGTCAGCGTCGGCGAGATGCGCCAGATGCAGCCGCTTCATGATCGCTGAAAAGTTCAGCAATTCGACGAACTTTGCGAAGTTCGCGATTACCGTCTCCAAGCACGGAAAGAGGATACCCTTGCCTTCGAGCGGCTTCAGACCGTCCGTCCGGGATGCCCGGAAGAAGAGCCAGGTGTTGCCATCGGTGACCGCAGCGACTGCAACGCCATTTTCTAGAGCATATCCCATCGCCTGCCTGATGCCGGCCAACAGCGGCTTGACCACCGGTCCTGACAAGGTGACGACCATCAAATCTTTGCTCTTGGTCGCGGGTTGGAGAAGTCCAGCCTTCTTAGCCTCCAGCACCATGGCTCCGCGGCGATCGGCAATCGTCAAAAGGTAGTCGATATAGCCTGAGTCAGTAGGCGGTTCGGTGAAGACGGCCTCGTGCTTCCACTCCAGAACCTCGAACAGAAACCGGTCCAAAACCTTCAGCCGCGTATCGGCCTCATTCAGCTTCGCTGCCAAGGCGGCTTCAATATCGGCCTTCAGTTTCAGCAGGCGCTCGTACGCCTGGTCGATCGAATTGGTCATGGCCACGCCCCGGACGGCTCAGAAGGCCTAAATAGCTGAAAATCGGTAGAGAATCGAGATTATTCAGGGTCTTCGCCTCCTTTGGTTATCCCAAGAATCCCCTCCACCAAGCAAATATTGCCCCAGCAGCCGACAAGACGGCCCAGCGAACGCAACGCTCGACCGGACTCCTGCCGTCCCGCAGGATCGCTAACCCAGCGAGGACGGTTTTGTTTGCGGCTCCTACCTGAAGTCGCCCGATACTGTCGATCACCTCCGATAGTGACCGGTCTTTAGACATGGCTCCGCCCTCCGGGCCAAAGCCCGTTGTGCCAAGGGATGCCCTCGGCTCCTGCGAAAAGGTCTAGTACGGTGGACTTGCAATCAACAACGCACCACGGACTGGCTCGTTACATAGTGACTCGAACCAGCTTGGCGATAAGTGAGCGCCACCGTGCGCTCACTCGCAACGCACTCTGCACAGATAGGTCTGACAAACGACGCGACCGTTTGTCAAATCTTGCCAGAAACCTCTATTTTTGCAGGCTCCCTTACGGGGCCTCTATGAGCCGTGCGTTAACACCAGAGCAATTTATGGCAGCACTAGAAGTCAAGACCAAATGCGAGAACGAATCAAGAATGAGCACTGCAACAATCTTCTTTCAAATTCAACCTCCGACTAAACTCATTGGGTTCGGTAATCATCCTCTCCGACAAGCTGGTCGAGTAGAGTTCGAAACAGGAGACGCAGCTCAGTGACGCCAATACTCGTCCATTAAGCGGCGCAGGCCTGACATCAACACCTGCCAGGTTGGGGCAGCTACCCAACCGACTCCGCATCAAAGCGCCGCCCAACTTGGTTCTCGTCTCGGCCACGTGCTCCGCACGATGGATCAGCCGACCGGCATGTCTGGCGTTAGAATCAAGCTCCGCTACCGCGAGTACGAGCGCGATTGACCGAGAGCCCGGAGAACAATTGGATTGCTTTCCGGCCTGCAGCGGCCGTTCGCTCGCGCAACGGAACTGCGCGGTTCGCTATCGATCTGCAGCCCTCCGGAGGCGATCTGCGAACTTCAATCCAGAACGCTAGAGCCGACAGCTTTGGGCCCCCTAAACCGAAGCAAGCTCACCATGGACCGAGAGCGAGACCGGCAATTCCGTTCGTATGCGCGCTCAAACGCTAGCAAGTTGTTGACGAGCCGTGTTTTGTCGTGCCTTTCGCAGGTCCGCTGTATTCACGCGGACCGACTTTTGTAAACACCAATCGACGGGAGCTTTCTGTTTCACCCCAATGAGATAGCCGCGGGCGGCCCGCGAAGCGTCAGCACCGGAGGTGCATAGGGTGTGAGAAACCCCTTGCTTCATTCTTCTGGCCTTCGGCTGCAAGTTTGCGCGGAAGCAGGTTTGCTGGTCACCGATTTGGCCAAGACCCGTATCGCGCAATGAGCTTGCTTAGAGACGAAACGGCAAAGTCAGAATGAACCAGCGCGCCTGCTGTGAACTCCGGCAGCGAGCAGCAGCGCCACAGCCATCGGATCAAGGACGGCAACGAGCGCCAGCGTGAGCAGCCGGACCGCTCTCTCGAAGTCCGTGGCAGGTATGCCAATCAGCTCGGCGAGATATCGTATCGGTCCGACCTCGGCCTCGGCACGCCTGCGTTGCGCGTCAATCTTGGCTTTTTCGATCTGTAGATTAGCGAGAGCCTGGGACTCACGTTGGCGTTCCGCCGCGATGTCGGCACGTTCGCGACGCCTCTGGTCAGAAATCGTCATCGCACCGACCGGCCGGCCAAGGCGCGTCGCCTCGTCGATGGCCGCGTCGATCTGGGCAATGCGCCGGTCAATGTCGGTGACCACTCGGCTCTGCATCCCGAGGCGGGCCTCGACGTCTGCGGTTTTGTCGGCAAGAGCGAGATCTATGGATGCCATATGGTCGAGGTGAGCGCGGGTGAGAAAGCCGAATACGCCAACGGCGTTCAGGCCCATCAACACGCCAATCATCAGGACCAGGACGAACCTCAGGAAGGACGGCGCAGACGTCCAATGCTCAGTCAGCCAGGCCGCCGCCACGAGCTTTCCGGCCTCCAGCACGGCGCCCATGATGATGACAGGCCA
Protein-coding sequences here:
- a CDS encoding AAA family ATPase, yielding MTNSIDQAYERLLKLKADIEAALAAKLNEADTRLKVLDRFLFEVLEWKHEAVFTEPPTDSGYIDYLLTIADRRGAMVLEAKKAGLLQPATKSKDLMVVTLSGPVVKPLLAGIRQAMGYALENGVAVAAVTDGNTWLFFRASRTDGLKPLEGKGILFPCLETVIANFAKFVELLNFSAIMKRLHLAHLADADGLAVPEAEQQLFVLDPGEASMKQRDPLASDAALLFQQFFSRLSNEKDREMLRDCFVETSESQRADFELEKIVQRVLNNISSLDTAQSEELQSQIQRVITTRRSETVLLVGNKGAGKSTFVDRFFEQVLAKQLREKCIVARVDLEDYHADPRGIVPWAMLQLRDKLEAVVCATNPPSYDELRGIFFSEYQRWSTGPRKHLYETNRNEFRDQFGKHIEERRENHPDEYVRLLLAWAASGHQKLSCLVFDNTDQFPTDVQDMVYQLAHSLESAAPVFTIVPITDRTVWRLSKAGALQSYSAKSFYLPVPDAKEIISRRVNFLKSKVHGEPKATESYFSRRGFHVKVNDLAILAEAVGKVFVENDYVSGFIGRLGNFDIRRMLKIAERIFISPELAIDDIIKSKFSGEDVTTDRVRTHRALIRGEYDRFSERENEYISNLFQTNPQKPGPPLLSYYILWILRRQMHNARNNQDENVEAAHWSVSNLVQFFEGCGVAEELILTAVNRLYDRRLVEALDPNVQYVTLADKVAIKESGIAHLELLLTSPVYIDQMALVTGINEPFARDEIKKSLTNSRFDDIRIQFLRYILKIDAGRITIPPNELYEQMQLARKQIERLTLQPVRPSRRPDKPTWAPGKGNHFRRGGSPKR